The Chryseobacterium sp. JV274 sequence TAAAATCACCTGATGACGTCTCATTAGCAGATATTTACCGGATTTTCGATGGCCCTATTGCCCTTACACCTTGTGTCTCTTTAAACTTTTATGAAGCATGTGACGATTGTGTAGATGAAGCAGTCTGCTATCTGAGAAAAGAACTCATCATCGTTCGTGAAAAGACCAGAACAAGTATGATGGAGGCCACTCTGACTAAGTTTATCAACAAGGATTAAATTTTTTTTATTTAAATTCTACTATTTTGATGGGAGTTATAGAATTTTATATATATTTGCAAGAATTAAATCTCAATTCAAAATGGAATACAGTCTGAAAAATGAATTCGAAAATATTGTAAAAGAGGCTTCTGAAGCTTCTTTTCAAACTAATGGGCTGCAATTACTGACTGAAAGATTCCCTGGTAAAGTGATCTTTTCAACCAGTTTCAGCTATGAAGATCAGGTTATCACTCATCTGATAAAAGATTTAAATATTGAAATATTCACGTTAGACACGGGAAGACTTTTTGAACAGACTTACGAAACCTGGACATCTACCAAGGCTTTCTTTAAAAAAAACATCAAAGCATATTATCCGGATACAGAAGAGCTCAGAGAATTTGTTACAGAAAACGGTCCGGACTCATTTTACCAATCTGTAGAAAAGAGGAAAGCATGCTGTACGATCCGTAAAGTACATCCTTTAAAAAAAGCACTGGAAGGATATAAAGTATGGATCACAGGACTTAGATCTGAACATTCTGCCAACAGACAGAATATGCCGCAGCTGGAGTGGGATCCGGATAATAAGATCATTAAATATCATCCTATTCTTCACTGGACTTCAGAACAAGTGACAGACTATGTAAAAGACCATCATTTACCATATAATCATCTTCATAAAAAGGGATTTGTAAGCATAGGATGTGAACCCTGTACCAGAGCGATCAAGGAAGGGGAAGATTTCAGAGCCGGCCGATGGTGGTGGGAAGATGCCAACAAAAAAGAGTGTGGTCTGCATATTCATCAATAAAAAAAGAAAAAAATGTCAATACATCAGTTAAATTATTTAGATCAGTTAGAGGCCGAATCTATTTATATATTAAGAGAAGTGGCGGGCCAGTTTGAACGCCCGGCCTTATTATTCAGTGGAGGAAAAGACAGTATTGTACTGGCTCATCTGGCAAGAAAAGCATTCTTTCACGGGAAAATCCCGTTTACATTTGTGCATGTAGATACGGGACACAACTTTCCGGAAGTTTTGGATTTTCGTGATCACCTGGTAAAGCAGTTAGATGTTAACCTTGTAGTCCGAAAAGTTGAAGACACCATAAAAAGTAAAAAATTAACTGAGGCTAAAGGTAAATTCCCAAGCAGAAACTGGCTGCAGACCTATACACTTCTTGATACGATTGAGGAATTTGAATTTGATGCCTGCATCGGAGGAGCCCGCAGAGATGAGGAAAAAGCCCGCGCCAAAGAAAGAATATTTTCTGTGCGTGATGAATTCGGGCAGTGGGACCCCAAACTTCAGCGCCCGGAGTTGTGGAATATTTTTAATGGAAAAATTCACAAAGGAGAAAATGTAAGAATTTTTCCCATCAGCAACTGGACTGAACTTGACATCTGGAACTATATCCGTAAAGAGAAAATGGCTCTTCCTTCCATTTATTTCTCGCATGAAAGGGAAGTGGTAGATTTTAACGGTCAGTGGCTTGCCAATTCATCCCACGTTTTCTTAGAACCTGAAGATATTATCACCACAAAAAAAATACGCTACCGTACTGTAGGAGATATGACCTGTACTGCAGCTGTGGAATCTAATGCTGTTACAATAGATGCCGTAATCGAAGAAATTGTAGCAACCAGAATTTCAGAACGT is a genomic window containing:
- a CDS encoding RrF2 family transcriptional regulator, with protein sequence MMSKRCKYALKAMVRLARNYNQGFLSTSIIAQDENIPKKFLEQILLELKRAKLVNSKQGKVGGYYLLKSPDDVSLADIYRIFDGPIALTPCVSLNFYEACDDCVDEAVCYLRKELIIVREKTRTSMMEATLTKFINKD
- a CDS encoding phosphoadenylyl-sulfate reductase, giving the protein MEYSLKNEFENIVKEASEASFQTNGLQLLTERFPGKVIFSTSFSYEDQVITHLIKDLNIEIFTLDTGRLFEQTYETWTSTKAFFKKNIKAYYPDTEELREFVTENGPDSFYQSVEKRKACCTIRKVHPLKKALEGYKVWITGLRSEHSANRQNMPQLEWDPDNKIIKYHPILHWTSEQVTDYVKDHHLPYNHLHKKGFVSIGCEPCTRAIKEGEDFRAGRWWWEDANKKECGLHIHQ
- the cysD gene encoding sulfate adenylyltransferase subunit CysD; its protein translation is MSIHQLNYLDQLEAESIYILREVAGQFERPALLFSGGKDSIVLAHLARKAFFHGKIPFTFVHVDTGHNFPEVLDFRDHLVKQLDVNLVVRKVEDTIKSKKLTEAKGKFPSRNWLQTYTLLDTIEEFEFDACIGGARRDEEKARAKERIFSVRDEFGQWDPKLQRPELWNIFNGKIHKGENVRIFPISNWTELDIWNYIRKEKMALPSIYFSHEREVVDFNGQWLANSSHVFLEPEDIITTKKIRYRTVGDMTCTAAVESNAVTIDAVIEEIVATRISERGETRIDDRVTEAAMEDRKKGGYF